Genomic window (Staphylococcus debuckii):
TCTAAGTAATCGTCGCCGCCTTGACCACCGCCAGCTTGACCAGGTTGTCCCGCTTGAACACCTTGTGCTGGTTGTCCACCTTGAGCTTGTTGTTGTTGAATTTGTTGCAATTGCTCAGGTGACACTTCACGGCCGTTGATATAATATTTTTTATTTCCATCTGCGTTTTGCATATCTTGCATCATTCTTCTAAAAATTGAGTCAAAATCATTTCCGAAAAATCCGTTATTCATATAATTATAACCTCCGTTAATTGGTGAAACTCCATAATAAAAATTTCTGTCTGTTTGTAATTTGAATTACTGTTTCACACTTTTCTTAAAATTTCATTTGTTCTTGCTTTCATGTGGCAAGCGACACAAATCATTGATTATTACTTTTCTGCCTTGTGTCCTTTAAAGGTCTGAGTCTTGTGATGAATGCTGCGATTTGATTGCTTTTACAGATGTAACGCGTTTTGAAAGAGAGTGATTTAAATATTGTTGCCACTCATTGGTTACAATCTTTATATATCCGCTTCCAGCATTTCTCAAACACTTCTCTGATGCGACTTTCATTACGTAGAGCACAACACGTGCGTCGTTTATAGAATTTGTCGCTGTATTTTTCTTGTTTTTACGATAAATTTCAATTTTATTTTATAATCTTTGATTTATTGTTGTATATTTATACTTTGGTCAATTAAAGTCAAACAATGGATTTGTTGTTTTTATTCGCTTTATCAACCTTACATATGTAAGTATAACGCATAATTATACATAAATCAAGTATTAAATATGCATTTTTCAAACTTTTTTACGTTTTTTGTGCATGTAACTGTTTGTGTTGATCAACTATTCTATTTTTCTTCTATCTTCAAGTTGGATAAGGGGCGGATAACATGCTTTTTCTAGACACTTCTCCGAAACTTGTGTCTAAATAACATCTTTTTCTAGACACTTCCCAAAAACTTGTGTCTAAATAACGCCCTTTTCTAGACACTTCTCGAAATCTTGTGTCTAGATTCACCCGCTTTCTAGACACTTCCGCATAATTAAAAGGAGCGAAACATACAAATGTCTCGCTCCCCCCTACTTATTTCTTCCTTTATATATATACCTATATTAGTTCTGTTTTAATATTTCTCCATGCATTTGTTGCAACTTACTTTCAACTTCTTTGATTTCTTCTGCACATTGTTTGAGTGTATCTCGATAGACCTCTGTGTCGGTCGCATTCTTATAACGCAATTTATGTTCTAAGCTGGCCCACATATCCATACCGATTGTGCGTATCTGGATTTCGACTGGGACATGTTCTACATTATCTGTCAGAAATACTGGAATTGAAACTACCAGATGTAAACTGCGGTAGCCATTCTCTTTCGGGCTTTTCACATAGTCTTTTCTTTTCAACAGCTTGACGTCAGCTTGTTTTAATAATAATGAAGCTACCACTTCGATATCTTCTAAGTAATTGCATACTACGCGAATACCCGCAATATCCGTAATGTTCTCTCGTGCAGACTCTGTCGTCACCGGCAGCCCGCGTATCTCTAATTTTCGGACTAAACTGCTGATTTCTTTTACGCGACGTTCCATATGATGGATCGGATTATGTTCATAAAGAATCTGAAAATCATTATCTAAAATACTGAGTTTAGTACTGACCTCTTCTAAGGCGGAAGCATATAAATGATGCAAGCTGACAAAATCAACAAGCTCTTCTATCTGATAATGATTGTCTTGAAATTTTGTAATATTGCGCTGGACATCTCTTTTAAGCGCATTTATATTGAGCGTTTCTCTTCTTTCTACATACATAATATTTCCTCCGTTCTTTACACACTTATATTATAACGGAGTTCACATGCAAACAAAATTTATTTCATTTCCAAAAAATCGCTTTAAAAATTATTTTGGATTACTCTTCAGTCTAGCGAATCTCTCGCTTTCCACCCCCTTTTTAAAAAGTAAAATATTTTTGCATCTTGCGCCGAGTCGTTTTTTTCTATACAATATAAATCGTAATTATTACGATTAACGAAATGTGCATAGATAAATAGGAGGATTTTTTTATGGCTAAAATACCTGTAACGGTACTGAGTGGTTACCTCGGCTCAGGAAAAACAACATTATTAAACCATATTTTACAAAATAGAGAAGGATTACGCATTGCTGTCATTGTCAATGATATGAGTGAAGTCAATATTGATAAAGATTTAGTCGTTGAAGGTGGGGGGCTTTCACGTACTGATGAGAAATTAGTTGAATTATCAAATGGTTGTATCTGCTGTACTTTACGCGAAGACTTATTACAAGAAGTAGAACGTATTGTGAAACGCGGCGGTATTGATCAAATCGTGATTGAATCTACTGGTATTTCTGAACCTGTACCAGTTGCCCAAACTTTCTCATATATTGATAACGAATTAGGCATCGACCTTACTAGCATTTGCCGTCTGGATACGATGGTGACAGTAGTTGACGCGAACCGCTTCATCAATGACATCAAATCTGAAGACTTACTTGTCGACCGCGACCAAGGTGCGAGTGATGAAGATGAACGCACTATCGCTGATTTGTTGATTGACCAAGTGGAATTTTGCGATGTGCTTGTATTGAATAAAACAGACTTAGTCACTGAAGAACAATTAGATCGTTTAGAAGGCATCTTGCGTAAATTGCAACCTACTGCCCGCTTCATCCGCACAGTCAACTCTGAAGTAAAATTGAGCGATGTCTTAAACACAAGCTTATTTGATTTTGAAAAAGCCAGCAATTCTGCAGGTTGGTTACAAGAACTAACAAATGGCGGTCATGCTGAACATACACCTGAAACTGAAGAGTACGGTATTTCTTCCTTTGTATATGAACGTCGTTTACCATTCCATGCTGAACGCTTCCATGAATGGTTAGAAAACATGCCGAATACAGTCGTACGTGCTAAAGGTATTGTTTGGTTAGCGCAATATAATCACGTAGCATGCTTGATGTCTCAAGCAGGTTCTTCAGTCTCTATCCACCCGGTTACTTTCTGGGTTGCAGCAATGTCTGAACCTAAACAACGTGCGATTTTGCATGAACGCGAAGATGTGCGTGAAAATTGGGATCCTGAATTTGGCGACCGTCATACTCAATTTGTCATTATCGGCACAGATTTGGATCAAGAAAAAATCACTAAAGAATTAGACGCTTGCTTACTTACTACTGAAGAATTTGATTCAGACTGGTCACAATTGCCTGAACCATACGGTTGGCAAATTACGCAAGCTTAATCAGATAAAAGAACGAAGAGAAATGCCGAAATGGTATTTCTCTTTTTTAATACCTATTAAAAACCTCTTAAAGCGGCACTCGTTATGCGAGTAACCCTTTAAGAGGTCAATTCAATTAAATGCAGTTGGTTCATCTGTGGCTCCCTCACGATTCGTGTTACCGATTCATCTTCTCACGAATCAATAATTCTTTTTACCACAATCCATCATTTTATAATCGTCTTCTAGCATTTATTACTTATTCGTCTGCTTTTTTCACATGTACTTTGGTACCGCGATTATCTGCAATATGTTCAGCACGTTTCACCGCTTCTTCTTTATTATCATAATCGTCCGCAGCACGTTTGGCACCATATGTGCGTACTTTCCATTTACCATCTTCTTTATAGACTTCGACGTCATTTTCATTTAGTTCAGGATTTGCATCTTTATCTTTCTGATGTTTGGTAACATCTTTATGCTTTAATTCATCCAGTTCTTTTTTTGTCGCGTCTTTATACCAATTCTCAGCTTGTTCTGTGGCAATCGGAATCGCGCGTCCTTCTTCATAACCATCTTCCAACATTGCGTTGGCAATATCAATCGCTTTCTTACGTTCTAATTCATCCATGTTCTTCCAAGTATTCGGATAATCATCTAAAGTCCAAGGCATAAGCGTCCTCCTCATCATTTTAATGTTAGTTCACTATACCACGGTTTAATGCATCTCAATCAAACCGGTTCGGCAAGGTATTTTCTTTATTTTTGCAAACGCGTATATTGCTGAACATTCAGCAAGGCAGAACGGATATGCACATATTGCGGCATGGAAGGTAAGCCAGTACCGAATGTCATAGGTATACCTTTTTCAAAATGTAAAGCCATTTCTTCGAACGCAATCAAGTATTGACCCATTTCGGCATCATCAACCGTATGAGGATGACCATTATGCTGCGCACGTGACAGCATGAAACTGATTTCTTCGAGCGCAAACATAACGGGATAATACTGGCTGACTTGCTGTGTATCGGTAAATAATTCACCATGCGCGTTGTTATACATACCGTACATGTTGCTTAATTTAATATTCAGTTTCATTTCATCAAAGCGTGGTGCTTGATGTTCAAGGTAAGCATTTTTGGAAAAAAGATAATAAAAGAATGAACTTTCATAACGTACCACTTCAGAGATGGCAATCGGCAAGGTTTGCGAGGCATTTTTACGTCCTAAAATCAACAAGCCGATAACTGCAATAACAACACCCATCACGAAATCCAACATTCTTGGCAAGGCGATGAGAATCGATAGTTTGCCCGAAGCCAATCCATTCAAGGTGATGACTTGTGTCGTAATGAAAATCATTGCTAAAGCATAATTAGCACCTACTAACGCTTCTGTAAACATGGCACTGACAGACAAGATAAAGATACTGACGAGCATCGGCGGATGGAATGCCAGAATAATACTTAAAGCAATGACCCCGGCAAAAGTACCGATTGTCCGCGCCACGGCCCGTTCCATACTATGGATAGTATTCGTGCCAATCAATATCGTATGCGTCGTCAACGGCACCCAATACGCTTTATCGAAATCAAACATCAACGCAATAAAAATAGCCACACCCATAATCACACAATAACGCATGGTGTTCATAAAGACTAAAGAATCTAAAGTAAGATTATAGATCAGCTGCTTTCCATATAAAGGCTTACGTAAATGCGCCTCATATTGCACTTGTCCTTCTGGGCTGTGTAAAATCTCATCGGTACGATAGATTTGTTTTTCCAATCGTTGGAAATCTGGCGAGAGTTCTACCTTTTCTTTCCATTGTACTTGATTCTCAGATGCATTATTATGCAGCACACTTTGCGCCACATATTCCATCATTTCAAATAGGATGTCTGGTAATGCTTGAACTTGTTTCGTTTTCAATTCTAGTATTTCAGCGAAAATCCCTTCTGCATTGTTATGCAGCAAATATAGGCGATGCAGAGTATTCGATTGCTTTTTACCTGCGCCGGACGAAGTAATCAATTGTTTATCAGTTGATTTAAATTGGTCGACCAACTGTTTCGTGGTCGTTTTATATTGCGCTTCATTTGTATAATCATGAAATAATTGGATTAATAGTTGGTACTCTTTTTCTACTGCGCTGACTTCCCCGCTTTTCTTTTGAAACTTCAACATTATCCAAAGTACTAGCATCGTCAACATTCCGCCGGCAAAGACCATTGTACCGCGCATTAAAGCTTCTGCAGGTGCGACGGGCATGTTGATCGGCAAGGCAAAGGTTACAATGAAGAAGGTTGAGGAAGCACCCGGGATTTCTAAGGCACTGAAGATGTAGTAAGCGACTACAGTGACAAACAGCAGTAAGAGGCCGAAGAGAAGCGGAATCGGTACAGTAATGGTGCCGAGTACGATACAAAGTGTGAATCCTACCGCACACCACCATACAATCCGTAATTTCGACTTATTAGAACCGCCGAACACATAAATGTTCGTCAAAGTACCTGTCGCCATCAACAGGCCCCATTGGAACTGTCCGGCAAAATACCCGACTAATAAAGGAATCAGCATTAATAAACATTGCCTGAATCCTTTCTTAAAATTGACATTCTGCCGAGTGAATTGAAACAGTGAACTTATGTAATGTGTCATGAGACAGATTCCTTTCTTTGTTTTTCTTAGTTATCTACTCATTCCCATTGTATCATCTCTTTCAAACCAGAATGCGAGACATAAAAGAGCAACCCTCTAAGCAGAAGGTTGCTCTTATAATAGTACGTATTATTCAGCTAGACGAATTTCTTCATCAATATTTTCGTAGTCAATGTCAGCGTTTAAAAATTCCTCGTCATGAACTGGGAAATTTTGTTCGAAAGTTTCTACATCATTAATTTCCACTGTACCACGTTCTAATTCAAAGTCTAAGACATGACCGCCGACTGTGCGTTCTTGGTCTACAAAATGCAAGTGGAATCCTGCTGTACCGACGCCATGGAATAATTCTGGTGTAAAGAAGCCGACGATAGTACCATTTACTGTTTCGAACGTCAACTCTGGCTGTCTATTAACCGATTCCATCAAACGTTGATAAGGCGGTTCTTGTTTCGGCATCATACGCACATGCACTTTTTTAAAGCTGCCATGAATCTTGACGGCAGAAAATAAATTTTGACTTTTCATTCTGACTAAGATGGTATCTAGCAAGTTTTCCGAACTGATGGTGTTATGGATGTCGAATTTTTTATTAGGTTTGAAATCTGTCACCGTTGAAAAAGGTGTCATTTCATCACCATTTAACTTTTTGAACTCGCCGTATTCATTAGCATGAAATGCTTCGTTATCCAAAATAATAACTTCACCGTCGCATCCGTCTAACGTACCGATTCCCAAATCGCCATGTTTCAGCATTTCTTCAATCGACGCTGTTCCCTTAAGCATTCCGGCCATTAAAGTTCCTAAAGTTCCATGTTGGTAAATCATAACACTCAATCTCCTTATCGTTCCTTAATTTTGCATCTGTTTATGAATACCTATATTATAGCACTTTCCAATTGATATAGAAGTGCGCAGAGCGATTTATTCGTAGCTGATCTCATCACTATCTTCAAACATCTGGATTGTCGGCTCATTAATGCAGAGTTGTGTAACTTCTTGCCAATATACTTTGAAATGATCCGCTTCAATATGCGCATTCAACGCCTGTCTATCTTTCCACTGTTCAATAATTACAAAGGAATTAGGAATACTGGCATTTTCATAATGTTCATAACTGACATTTCCTTCTTCAGCTTGTGAGGCAACCACTAATTGGCCGATTAAACTTGAATAACGGTCATAATTTGCATCGTTGACATTCGTTTTTGCAATTACAGTAATCATGTTGTTCTCCCTTTCTTTATTCCAAATTTTTCTTATCTTTACTTTTCCCGAAAAATAATACTTTGAACCACGCAAAAAGAAGCACCTATCTTGAAACACCGCATTTCCTCGGTGAATCAACCATAGATACTTCTTATATTATCTTACTTAATATTTATCCTTTTCAGCTACTAAAGCTGTATCAGGTTTTACAAAGAACCACATTACAATTGCGATGACTACGAGTATTAATAAAGATTGTAATGTCCAAGTCCAACCGATTAAATCAGCAAAGAATCCAGCAAGTAATGGACTCAGCATCGCACCGACATTCCCCCATAAGTTCATCCAGCCTGATACAGTACCAGAGAAGTTACGGCCGATATCTGCTGCAGCTGCCCAACTCATACCTGTTGTAATACCCATACCGCTTAAGCAGACTGCTAACCACGCGATATTGACTTCTAATACTTCACTGCGGATAGCAAACAGTAAACCGATACTGAAGATAATCATACCGATAATAGCGATAGAACCACGTGCTACAAAACGTGATTTTCCAGCTTGCAATAATCTATCTGATAAAGCACCGAATCCTAAGATACATAGCAACATTGCTAACCAAGGAATCCCTGCTAATGTACCTAGAGAAGTATATTTCACATGATATTGTTCCATCACATATGTCGGCAACCAGATTAAGAATAAACCGACAATAAACTGTACTACAAAGTATTGTGCAGCAATCGCATAGAAACTGAAGTGTTTAAAGAAGGCACTCCAAGGTGCGCTTTGTTTCTCTCCAGCATCTTGAACATCACGGTTTTCCATGATGAAACGTTTCTCAGCTTCATTGACCATCTTGTGGTGTTCAGGCAAGTCTTTCGCGATTATCGCCCATAATAATACGATTAAAAATCCAACCGCACCGAAGATATAAAATACGGCTTGCCAATTGAACATTGTGACAATTAAAACTGTTACACCTGGTGCAATAACTGGACCGAAGTAAGAACCAGCAAGCAAGAAGCTAGAGGCACGGCCTTTTTCACCACGAGAGAACCA
Coding sequences:
- the budA gene encoding acetolactate decarboxylase gives rise to the protein MSVMIYQHGTLGTLMAGMLKGTASIEEMLKHGDLGIGTLDGCDGEVIILDNEAFHANEYGEFKKLNGDEMTPFSTVTDFKPNKKFDIHNTISSENLLDTILVRMKSQNLFSAVKIHGSFKKVHVRMMPKQEPPYQRLMESVNRQPELTFETVNGTIVGFFTPELFHGVGTAGFHLHFVDQERTVGGHVLDFELERGTVEINDVETFEQNFPVHDEEFLNADIDYENIDEEIRLAE
- a CDS encoding FUSC family protein, which encodes MLIPLLVGYFAGQFQWGLLMATGTLTNIYVFGGSNKSKLRIVWWCAVGFTLCIVLGTITVPIPLLFGLLLLFVTVVAYYIFSALEIPGASSTFFIVTFALPINMPVAPAEALMRGTMVFAGGMLTMLVLWIMLKFQKKSGEVSAVEKEYQLLIQLFHDYTNEAQYKTTTKQLVDQFKSTDKQLITSSGAGKKQSNTLHRLYLLHNNAEGIFAEILELKTKQVQALPDILFEMMEYVAQSVLHNNASENQVQWKEKVELSPDFQRLEKQIYRTDEILHSPEGQVQYEAHLRKPLYGKQLIYNLTLDSLVFMNTMRYCVIMGVAIFIALMFDFDKAYWVPLTTHTILIGTNTIHSMERAVARTIGTFAGVIALSIILAFHPPMLVSIFILSVSAMFTEALVGANYALAMIFITTQVITLNGLASGKLSILIALPRMLDFVMGVVIAVIGLLILGRKNASQTLPIAISEVVRYESSFFYYLFSKNAYLEHQAPRFDEMKLNIKLSNMYGMYNNAHGELFTDTQQVSQYYPVMFALEEISFMLSRAQHNGHPHTVDDAEMGQYLIAFEEMALHFEKGIPMTFGTGLPSMPQYVHIRSALLNVQQYTRLQK
- a CDS encoding GTP pyrophosphokinase, with the translated sequence MYVERRETLNINALKRDVQRNITKFQDNHYQIEELVDFVSLHHLYASALEEVSTKLSILDNDFQILYEHNPIHHMERRVKEISSLVRKLEIRGLPVTTESARENITDIAGIRVVCNYLEDIEVVASLLLKQADVKLLKRKDYVKSPKENGYRSLHLVVSIPVFLTDNVEHVPVEIQIRTIGMDMWASLEHKLRYKNATDTEVYRDTLKQCAEEIKEVESKLQQMHGEILKQN
- a CDS encoding putative quinol monooxygenase, with the protein product MITVIAKTNVNDANYDRYSSLIGQLVVASQAEEGNVSYEHYENASIPNSFVIIEQWKDRQALNAHIEADHFKVYWQEVTQLCINEPTIQMFEDSDEISYE
- a CDS encoding MFS transporter, with product MTERKSNVRWYFAIAFFIIGVIAYMDRSNISLIAGPMMEDLHMTKAQFGLLATFFSAGYALMQVPSGIMAEKFGPKKMLSIALIWWSSFTILTGVVKHHGLLYLVRFLFGIGEAPMYPANAVFNSNWFSRGEKGRASSFLLAGSYFGPVIAPGVTVLIVTMFNWQAVFYIFGAVGFLIVLLWAIIAKDLPEHHKMVNEAEKRFIMENRDVQDAGEKQSAPWSAFFKHFSFYAIAAQYFVVQFIVGLFLIWLPTYVMEQYHVKYTSLGTLAGIPWLAMLLCILGFGALSDRLLQAGKSRFVARGSIAIIGMIIFSIGLLFAIRSEVLEVNIAWLAVCLSGMGITTGMSWAAAADIGRNFSGTVSGWMNLWGNVGAMLSPLLAGFFADLIGWTWTLQSLLILVVIAIVMWFFVKPDTALVAEKDKY
- a CDS encoding DUF2188 domain-containing protein: MPWTLDDYPNTWKNMDELERKKAIDIANAMLEDGYEEGRAIPIATEQAENWYKDATKKELDELKHKDVTKHQKDKDANPELNENDVEVYKEDGKWKVRTYGAKRAADDYDNKEEAVKRAEHIADNRGTKVHVKKADE
- a CDS encoding GTP-binding protein, coding for MAKIPVTVLSGYLGSGKTTLLNHILQNREGLRIAVIVNDMSEVNIDKDLVVEGGGLSRTDEKLVELSNGCICCTLREDLLQEVERIVKRGGIDQIVIESTGISEPVPVAQTFSYIDNELGIDLTSICRLDTMVTVVDANRFINDIKSEDLLVDRDQGASDEDERTIADLLIDQVEFCDVLVLNKTDLVTEEQLDRLEGILRKLQPTARFIRTVNSEVKLSDVLNTSLFDFEKASNSAGWLQELTNGGHAEHTPETEEYGISSFVYERRLPFHAERFHEWLENMPNTVVRAKGIVWLAQYNHVACLMSQAGSSVSIHPVTFWVAAMSEPKQRAILHEREDVRENWDPEFGDRHTQFVIIGTDLDQEKITKELDACLLTTEEFDSDWSQLPEPYGWQITQA